CCGGTCGAAGCGGCTGCTCGGTGAACGTGCTGTCAAATCTCAGCTGTCACAACAACGTTGATTAACACAGCTGTCATCGCAGCGTGGCAGTTTCGTTCGCGATTGAATGTCGCACTTTCTGTATGTTCGTACTACCCGTGAATAAGTTATGAGCGTGGACAGCGAGAATAAATCGAACAAGACGATGGCACCATACACTTCGTCAGAGGCAGAGCCGGAAAACGGCGTCGATGCGGAAACTTTGCCGGAATTTTCGGAGGCCATAAATTTTACCGGCGAAATCACTCCGGTGACTCCGGAATTCGTTCTCCGATTACCGACTATTACAAATGGTACGTTCGACTtgtttctatttctattaaaaattgttaaactgtttactttgtcattttttaatctttcttttcttataataaactatattttcacaatttctaattttagacTACCTCTGCTCTCCAGAGGCCAACGTCTACAAAATAGATTTTACAAGATTCCAAATTAGGGATCTAGAAACTGGTGCTATATTGTTTGAGATAACAAAACCTCCTGCTCATGGTGCGTAATATGATTTAGATATTACACTTTTAATCAGTTTTTAAATGATGACTAGTGCCTGAATCAATTTATGATGTTATTTGATATCATTTTGTGATTTTGCTTCTCTGTTTGTGAATGAAAATCTGCAATATTATGATTAATCACTGaagtattttttgtaatataaaactacttatgtgtgcaatatgtaaaatttgtaaacaaacccataatataatttgtaaaacaaaGATCAGACAATCTCAGCTTTAAAACAAATCTTTCAGTTtccaattttacataaaaaataaatgatttttactaattgctttttttatttttagaatgtaaATGTGCTCATCATCACCATCCTCAAGAGCCAGAGCCTGATTGCGACGAGCTGGAATCTGAGGATACAAATGCAGGACGCTTAGTGCGATATCAATTCACGCCTcaatttctgaaattaaaaactgtCGGGGCAACGGCTGAATTTTTAGTAGGACCTAGACCAGTTAACAACTTCCGAATGATAGAACGACACTTTTTTCGAGACAGATTGCTGAAAACCTTTGATTTTGAATTTGGATTTTGCATACCGAATAGCAAAAATACATGTGAGCATATTTACGAATTTCCAACATTGCCTGCGGAGTTGGGTAAGTCACTTGtagatttacaaaaaattattttatcaaacacTTGAATGTCCTAATGATGTACTTAGCGTTACTCACTGTCTAAAGATTCAATAAGAACAACATATGGGATCTTTCCAGTTTCCGAAATGATCGCGAACCCATTCGAGACACGATCTGACTCATTTTATTTCGTCGACAATCAGCTTGTGATGCACAATAAGGCTGACTATGCATTCAACGGTGGACACGTAGAACGTATGACACATGACGAATGTAATGTACAATTTGTTGCGGATTAGTTGTTgcaagtaatatttatatatgtatatgtatatatacatatatatatgtatatgattaTAGCATCACAACTATATGCTACAGCAACGATGACGATCGCGCTGCACATTTAGCTAGCGTCCGATATTTCGCCTTTTGGCACGAAAACGAGCTTAGAAATTTTATGGATCAGCATTGCTCTCcgaatatgcgaatattattgcaatgcTTGTCTAAAGTTGCTTTTAATTTGTCGAACAATTGAATAGTTcctaatctatttttttattttttttttatttatgtaaagttGATTATCAAAGATGTACTTAATTTTACGAGATGTTTTATTGACGTTTGTTCTTGTACGATACGTTCGTAtcgtaatttaaatatatagcaCATTGAACGATATGGCCTTTGAGTGGATCCATGTCTGGTTCTATAAACTTTTACTCTTTAATCTTTACAATGCAGCCTATACAGTGCAATTTCCACGGCCATCCATGTAAAACTATAAAACTGGAAAGGAATGGATAAAAAAATCCGCGTTTTTCAGTGCTCAGTAGCGCTTTTTACtgcaatttcttttcattcttACACAACTACACGATTGTTTAATACTTTCCACATTGTTCTGTAATTTGGAGTTCActcaaaataaatgtatatatttacaatggacaatttataattactttttagatATCTACAAATATCACAAGGttggataatttataaaatttgttaaaagttCAACAAATTCGATCGGTTTGTCCGCGTGAACCCAATGATCCGCCCCATCTATGTAACGAAATTCTGCCAAAGGAAATAACTTCTTGATAGTATCATGATCCTGTACTCGAATATAATCACTATTAGCACCACCTATGAATAACGTAGGGCTCTTgtacatttttgtttctacATTGGGAAATACAGCTATCCGAGTTGGAAACGCCTGTTCCAACACTGGTAAGTTAACTCGCCACTTGTACTTTCCCGAATCTGCCTCCACTAGGTTCGTCGTCAGAAACTACACAGATGTGTAAATGTTAGTCTCTTTACTCTTAAACataaaacgaaagaaaaagaaactttacCTGACGTAAAGCGCTAGATTTAATGGACTTTGCAAGTTGTTGGTCCACTATTTTGCGTGCCTTTGATAAGGTAGGGGTTCCATCCACCGTTACCAAACGCATGGCTTCAAAGATCTTTGCCATCTGCGCAAGACTAGGGCTGGTTCTTACAGGAGACATATCTACAACTGCTAACTTCTCGACATATTGTGGAAAATTTAAAGCAGTGTACATCATGGCTGAGCCACCCATACTATGGCCGACTAAAACAGCTCTTTCCAAGCCCAGATCTGTCAGAAGTTGAATAACATCCTCCGCCATATCCTTGTACGACATGTTCGATGAATGTGGAGAGTCACCATGATTTCTGGCATCCACTGCTATGACCTATGCATTTATTTCCTTCTTAAGCTGAAcataaaattactttcataGTTATTGATATAAGTTAGAGGACATAAATGTTgaaggaaaaatattaatccatCTATTTTAATCTGGATGTTAATTACTTTGTAAGTTACAGAAGTAATTACCTTGCGCTTGGTTTTTTGATGAATTGCTTTTGACAATGAGTTCCAGTTGTTTTTAGAGCCAAAGAGGCCATGCATTATCATAATGGGCTGCTTTGCATCTTGCTCAGTCCCATTTACTGATTCATATGAAGCATAGGCAAGTTTTACTGGCACGTTTCTTGAAAAACAACGAAACGAACAGGttaaggagaaaaaaaacacgagttagaattaaacataaatttaaacaaacacTTACGATAAGATATTACTACGCAAACATTGATAGCAGGatgaatgcaaatttttagcCGCATAAGGCAAACCGGCAAGATTTCTCCATCGACGAAACTCCGATAAATTTCGACTTATCATTATTGATCCTGAATTAGTTAcacttctaaatttttaatctttatctGACAAGGATTTTGGACTGCTGCATAATTGCTATTTTATCAGCCTAAACATACTTCATAGTTTcagatatttacaaaaattgtcCTCTCCTATACTTCTCTATTTTGGCAGTTTATGATCTATTACgtgtgtacatacatacacatatatggaatatattctttatagcCAGTACACATTGTTGCGACAAGGCGAAGGATGCAAAagcgattatttatattataggtTTACCCTTCTACATTTACTGTACAATCGATGGTGAATTGCATACGTGGCGCTGTGGTAGCAACATGCCGCTGTGAAGTGGCAAGTGATTGACGAGAGAAGCATATGTAGTTTTTATggttgtacaataaaatttggtaGAGAAAATGAGGTGGCTCATCTCGTACGTGTTCCTTATTGTCTCCATCGCCAGCGCACATTGCTACTTTATCACCGTAGATGCGCATGCTGAGGAATGTTTCTTTGACAAAGTCGAATTTGGCACCAAGATGGGTTAGTTTCCACTCCCTTAATTtctctattatttgtaaagaaatttaaatgatttacGTTGAGTATAAATAATAGCGTTGAGGTATCATttgtatatcatttttgtgcaatttaCTTCAtgttaattttcataaaaaattgttatcttgttgatttatctatttttgttcaacatatttttctttacatatgATATCAATGAgtcagattaatttttattcataaaaaataatgttaaagtGTATAaagtgtattattttattctattttacaaatttacttATTCAAGAAATTTGATGAGATTTAGcagttattataaaagtatttgcaataataatatgtcaatgcttgtttttatttgaaaaaaaaaaaaatttagttaatgTGTAAGTAATGTGTAactaattttacatgtaatttCTACAGGCCTCACATTTGAGATAGCAGAGGGTGGATTTTTAGATATAGATGTAAAGATAGTAGGACCTGATGGTAGAATGATCTACCAAGGTGAGCAAGAGAGCAGTGGAAAATATACCTTTGCTGCGCACACGTCTGGTGTTTATACCTATTGCTTTAGCAATCAGAAAAGCACAATGACACCAAAAGTAGTAATGTTCAATATGGACATTGATGAAAATCGCAAGCAGACTGATGAACACGGCGGAGAAGGTCAAGATGGGGACAGCAGTCATGGAAAATTAGATGATATGATTAAAGATTTGAGCACCAGTTTGTGGGGTGTAAAGAATGAGCAAGAGTACATGCAGGTACTTTGCGAAGAAGCaatttgattctattatatagaatttttctttttttattattaatttatgagcAATGACTTATGGGATTTCTTGTGAATTTCAGGTTCGCGACCGCAATCATAGAGCGATCAACGAGAGTACAAATTTCCGAGTTGTAGTGTGGGCGTTTTTCGAAGCTATGGTGCTGGTTTGCGTAACGATAGGGCAAATCTTTTACTTGAAGCGATTCTTTGAAGTACGAAGAATCGTGTAATATAGGATATTTAATGATACATTTCATgaataaattgtacatttttctaatttgtaattaaattatatctctcATTGCGACAAGTCATTTCTGTGGTAAGGACGGTCTCCAGTCTGTTGAACCCCAGCCGAATCAAACTGTACATCACTAGTATTAAGCGAAGGTATTTCCTATATCTGTAagatttctaataaataatttgtaacggGACAAGATATTTAATCGAGCAGGACGCGTAGTTGTAAATGTCTCTGTAATGACAAATATCGAGTAAAAACTTATATCTGTAACGAGAAGAAATATGCATCTTTCTGTATATCAATGATCTATTTAGTCAAATCAGATCTGATTTTGTagttatctttttattcatttttctatgAGTAAAACAAATGTGGATATAGTCtgctgttaaaaaatttatttttacacagaataaataaattcgttACGTTTTATGTACTTGGTTAACAAGGCTTAATTGATAAGAAACACCTGGCGATAATAGAGAATTAAGACGATTTCTCCcgagaggaagaaaaatgCACGAGGAACGTGATAACGATCAGACGGAGTCTAAAGTTTTTCTCAATGGCGACGTTTCGAGGCATAAAAGCCTTCGATTAATGTTACCCCATTGAGCGGTGGTCGAGAAAAGGGAACAGAATCCACTGCAATTAAGGTGATCGATCGCGCGTGTCGCTTTGATTGGGGGGACGGTAAAAGGGATAGATTAATCGATGGCGATTACCGTATCACTGCGCGCGGATAAATGCACTTAATGAGTATCTCGACGAATTTACATCGTAGCGACGGGCAACGCAGCATATTATTGAAGAGTTACGGCATTCTGTGAAAAATGCGACACGTAGAAAACATAACGCTGTTTGGCATCGTACGCGTGCATCTTCTTTAATAACGTGACAAACTATATCGATTACGTTGACGCGAGTACGTAATCGGAAATAACACTGATTCGGGATcgatggggggggggggggaattgTGAGATTCGTCGGATAGCCCCGGCGGCGTTGCGGAGGGGTCGGCGCGGTTCTGGAAGAAGCCGCTGTTAATTAAGGAGAGCGATTGCACGTAACGGTATAATTAAAGGGAAGAAGGAATCAAAGCGCCGGCCGGTGCGCGCCGATGAATAATCCGTATCTCTTCATCGCCGACTCTAACAAGCAGGGGATTATAAATGGAGGATGTTTATCGTCGCGCG
This genomic window from Linepithema humile isolate Giens D197 chromosome 5, Lhum_UNIL_v1.0, whole genome shotgun sequence contains:
- the LOC105667943 gene encoding transmembrane emp24 domain-containing protein 2, which produces MRWLISYVFLIVSIASAHCYFITVDAHAEECFFDKVEFGTKMGLTFEIAEGGFLDIDVKIVGPDGRMIYQGEQESSGKYTFAAHTSGVYTYCFSNQKSTMTPKVVMFNMDIDENRKQTDEHGGEGQDGDSSHGKLDDMIKDLSTSLWGVKNEQEYMQVRDRNHRAINESTNFRVVVWAFFEAMVLVCVTIGQIFYLKRFFEVRRIV
- the unc-119 gene encoding protein unc-119 homolog B gives rise to the protein MSVDSENKSNKTMAPYTSSEAEPENGVDAETLPEFSEAINFTGEITPVTPEFVLRLPTITNDYLCSPEANVYKIDFTRFQIRDLETGAILFEITKPPAHECKCAHHHHPQEPEPDCDELESEDTNAGRLVRYQFTPQFLKLKTVGATAEFLVGPRPVNNFRMIERHFFRDRLLKTFDFEFGFCIPNSKNTCEHIYEFPTLPAELVSEMIANPFETRSDSFYFVDNQLVMHNKADYAFNGGHVERMTHDECNVQFVAD
- the LOC105667941 gene encoding sn-1-specific diacylglycerol lipase ABHD11, with product MISRNLSEFRRWRNLAGLPYAAKNLHSSCYQCLRSNILSNVPVKLAYASYESVNGTEQDAKQPIMIMHGLFGSKNNWNSLSKAIHQKTKRKVIAVDARNHGDSPHSSNMSYKDMAEDVIQLLTDLGLERAVLVGHSMGGSAMMYTALNFPQYVEKLAVVDMSPVRTSPSLAQMAKIFEAMRLVTVDGTPTLSKARKIVDQQLAKSIKSSALRQFLTTNLVEADSGKYKWRVNLPVLEQAFPTRIAVFPNVETKMYKSPTLFIGGANSDYIRVQDHDTIKKLFPLAEFRYIDGADHWVHADKPIEFVELLTNFINYPTL